A genome region from Streptomyces antimycoticus includes the following:
- a CDS encoding HAD-IIA family hydrolase, with protein MNQPVRTRPESSRQSLNEAYDTALLDLDGVVYAGGEAIDHAVESLVTARDAGMRLAYVTNNALRTPEAVAEHLTRLGMPAAPDDVITSAQAVARLISEQLPKGARVLVIGGEGLRVALRERGLTPVDSADDDPAAVVQGYGGPDMPWARLAEAGYAVARGVPWFASNLDLTIPSGRGIAPGNGAAVEVVRIVTGKTPQAAGKPLPPMHRETVLRTGAQRPLVVGDRLDTDIEGAYAGGVDSLLVLTGVTTPAQLLAAEPGHRPAYVDRDLRGLLAPQPEVALDEASGGFRCGGWTARVAQRALVLESEGKEPLDGLRALCAAAWSEAGDGVSEADAGKALARLGL; from the coding sequence ATGAACCAGCCCGTCCGCACCCGGCCCGAGTCCAGCCGGCAGTCGCTGAACGAGGCGTACGACACGGCCCTGCTGGACCTCGACGGGGTGGTGTACGCGGGCGGCGAGGCCATTGATCATGCCGTGGAGTCGCTGGTCACCGCGCGGGACGCCGGGATGCGGCTGGCGTATGTGACCAATAACGCGCTGCGGACGCCGGAGGCGGTGGCCGAGCATCTGACGCGGCTGGGGATGCCCGCCGCCCCCGACGATGTGATCACCTCCGCGCAGGCGGTCGCCCGGCTGATCTCCGAGCAGCTGCCCAAGGGGGCGCGGGTGCTGGTGATCGGCGGGGAGGGGCTGCGGGTGGCGCTGCGCGAGCGCGGGCTGACGCCGGTGGACTCGGCGGACGACGACCCGGCGGCGGTGGTGCAGGGGTACGGGGGGCCGGACATGCCGTGGGCGCGGCTGGCGGAGGCGGGGTACGCGGTGGCGCGCGGGGTGCCGTGGTTCGCCTCCAACCTGGATCTGACGATTCCCAGCGGGCGGGGTATCGCCCCGGGCAACGGCGCGGCGGTGGAGGTCGTGCGCATCGTCACGGGCAAGACCCCGCAGGCCGCGGGGAAGCCGCTGCCGCCGATGCACCGGGAGACGGTGCTGCGGACCGGCGCCCAGCGGCCGCTGGTGGTCGGGGACCGGCTGGACACCGATATCGAGGGCGCGTACGCGGGCGGGGTGGACTCGCTGCTGGTGCTGACCGGGGTGACCACGCCCGCACAGCTGCTGGCCGCCGAGCCCGGGCACCGGCCGGCGTATGTGGACCGCGACCTGCGGGGGCTGCTCGCCCCGCAGCCGGAGGTGGCGCTCGACGAGGCGTCCGGCGGTTTCCGGTGCGGGGGTTGGACGGCGCGGGTCGCCCAGCGCGCGCTGGTGCTGGAGAGCGAGGGCAAGGAGCCGCTGGACGGTCTGCGGGCGCTGTGCGCGGCGGCGTGGTCCGAGGCGGGGGACGGTGTGAGCGAGGCGGATGCGGGGAAGGCGCTGGCGCGGCTGGGGTTGTGA
- a CDS encoding DUF1015 domain-containing protein translates to MSIPGPGGQGLQLTPFRGLRYVAERVGSLAAVTSPPYDVVVRPDGLRELETADPYNIVRLILPQADSPEARHRQAAETLRRWQADGVLAPDPEPALYVYEQRDGPTLQRGLIGALRLSSREEGIVLPHEEVMPHVVEDRADLMRATAAHLEPLLLAYRGNGNGPSGTSGNGATGPGTGEPDTGGAGTGGAARVIESAIRREPLLSTTTEDGVDHHLWRVTDPADLVAVSADLRHHQALIADGHHRWATYLRLREERREPGPWDFGLVLLVDTTRYPLRVRAIHRLLRQLSPDDALTAARHAFRVRTIDGPLPRALETLAEAAEAARAEPGAPNAFLLAGGGRFHLLDRPDPELLARTVPEGRPEAWRTLDATVLHHALLDHLWNVPDTPERIGYIHDSAAAVEQAERLGGTAVLMHAVGEDIVHELARQGIAMPHKSTSFGPKPATGLVLRSLTLG, encoded by the coding sequence ATGAGCATTCCAGGGCCTGGCGGACAAGGTCTGCAGCTCACCCCTTTTCGGGGGCTGCGCTACGTCGCGGAGCGCGTCGGCAGTCTCGCCGCCGTCACCTCACCCCCCTATGACGTGGTCGTACGGCCCGATGGCCTGCGCGAGCTGGAGACGGCGGACCCCTACAACATCGTCCGGCTGATCCTGCCGCAGGCCGACTCCCCGGAGGCCCGCCACCGTCAGGCCGCCGAGACGCTGCGCCGCTGGCAGGCGGACGGCGTGCTCGCCCCGGACCCCGAACCCGCGCTCTACGTCTACGAACAGCGCGACGGCCCCACCCTCCAGCGCGGGCTGATCGGCGCACTGCGGCTGAGCTCCCGTGAGGAGGGCATCGTCCTCCCCCACGAGGAGGTCATGCCGCATGTCGTCGAGGACCGAGCCGATCTGATGCGCGCCACCGCCGCCCATCTGGAGCCGCTGCTCCTCGCCTACCGCGGCAACGGGAACGGGCCTTCGGGGACTTCGGGGAACGGAGCCACCGGGCCGGGGACCGGCGAGCCGGACACCGGCGGGGCGGGCACCGGCGGGGCCGCGCGGGTCATCGAAAGCGCCATCCGGCGCGAGCCGTTGCTCTCCACGACCACCGAGGACGGCGTCGACCACCATCTGTGGCGGGTCACGGACCCCGCCGACCTCGTGGCGGTCTCCGCCGACCTCCGCCACCACCAGGCCCTCATCGCCGACGGCCACCACCGCTGGGCCACCTATCTGCGGCTGCGCGAGGAGCGCCGCGAGCCCGGCCCCTGGGACTTCGGGCTCGTCCTGCTCGTCGACACCACCCGCTATCCCCTCCGCGTCCGGGCCATCCACCGGCTGCTCCGCCAACTGTCACCGGACGACGCTCTTACGGCGGCGCGGCATGCCTTCCGGGTACGGACGATCGACGGCCCGCTCCCGCGCGCCCTGGAGACACTCGCCGAGGCCGCCGAGGCGGCCCGCGCCGAGCCCGGCGCGCCGAACGCCTTCCTGCTGGCCGGGGGCGGCCGCTTCCACCTCCTGGACCGGCCGGATCCGGAACTGCTGGCCCGTACGGTCCCCGAGGGACGACCCGAAGCATGGCGGACGCTGGACGCGACGGTGCTCCACCACGCCCTGCTGGACCATCTGTGGAACGTCCCGGACACGCCCGAGCGCATCGGCTACATCCACGACTCGGCAGCGGCCGTCGAACAGGCGGAGCGGCTGGGCGGTACGGCGGTGCTGATGCATGCGGTGGGCGAGGACATCGTGCACGAGCTGGCGCGGCAGGGCATCGCGATGCCGCACAAGTCGACGTCCTTCGGGCCGAAGCCGGCGACGGGGCTGGTGCTACGGAGCCTGACGCTGGGCTGA